The following DNA comes from Nitrospira sp..
TTCTGGGCGAGGTGCCAGACACGATGTTTCACTTGCAGTGTCCAGTTTCGTGTTGGGTTCACGATGAGTCGCCAACCAGGCGAAATGAGGTTAGTCCTAAAAAATGGAAGGAAGATCCCGGTCGGCCCGTATTCAAACCGTCGGGCGCCGAACAACGTATCGAATCCTTGATCCTGGCTGTCGTCCGGCTTGTGATCTCCGCTCACGTAGTCAAAGTGAAAGACCAGTCTCGGTGTCCAAGGGAGGGTGAAGGTATATCCAAGATCGACATGTTGAAAATGAGCAACGTGATGAGTCAGCCCCCGTGTTCCGATCTGCCAGGCACTCTCCACGTCGTAATCTGGCTCTCCCGGTTTCGGATCTTTGTACAGGCGACCTCCAAACGTAGAATACGTACGATGGTTTTCCACATGGGTTACCCGCCTATCGTTCAAACCGAGATAGTAGGCGTCCACTTGAAACCATGGGAGATGGCGGCTTTCCACAGAGGTTCCCCAAAAGAGCGATTGGCTGTTCTGTTCATCAAGCCGGACATCGTCTCGGATGACCGGTTCCACGATGAACGCTCTGAAGCGCCAGATCCGGCCTTGATTGATCTGCCAATGGACCCCATCAAATGCGTTGGTGGTGTTCCGAAAATCGTTGCGTGCGATCAACCGGCGTCGGCCGAAGTCCAGCGTCATACGCCCGACATGAACATCGGTACGTAACCCTGTTCCCAAGACGTCGTTCATCGTCAACGATCCAAGAAGCTGTAGGATGTCGAACTCGTTGATTGTCGTGGTATCCCGAAAATCACCGGGAGCTCCGTCCCAATAGGCTCGTGAGTCTTGGCCCTCAAAGAGGAACCGTACGGGACCGTTCCCTCCCAATCCAAAGCGAACTCGTGAGCGAAGCGCCACCTGCGTATCCGGGCTTCCGTTTCCATTCTGCTGACTCGCTCGCCACGGGTGATCATAGGATTCGAACCGAGTCCGATGTTCGAGACCGAGGTCGAGCCAGTCTGGTAGATGCGCGGCGCTTCGCAGGTA
Coding sequences within:
- a CDS encoding alginate export family protein, with amino-acid sequence MNQTEAKKTCGVIAAAISLIVVGLLGGVALAEDPSQWPPGPMTRLTSYPLELASGITQQADAQTGRNWIEPADAVLIQQRELAWSRYLRSAAHLPDWLDLGLEHRTRFESYDHPWRASQQNGNGSPDTQVALRSRVRFGLGGNGPVRFLFEGQDSRAYWDGAPGDFRDTTTINEFDILQLLGSLTMNDVLGTGLRTDVHVGRMTLDFGRRRLIARNDFRNTTNAFDGVHWQINQGRIWRFRAFIVEPVIRDDVRLDEQNSQSLFWGTSVESRHLPWFQVDAYYLGLNDRRVTHVENHRTYSTFGGRLYKDPKPGEPDYDVESAWQIGTRGLTHHVAHFQHVDLGYTFTLPWTPRLVFHFDYVSGDHKPDDSQDQGFDTLFGARRFEYGPTGIFLPFFRTNLISPGWRLIVNPTRNWTLQVKHRVWHLAQNKDVFGSSGLRDSTGTSGGSLGHDVELRAQHAVTANLDFDVGYVHWFKGSHFDSPAILAQLPSSGNKDSDYVYVQMRIRI